DNA sequence from the Pseudomonadales bacterium genome:
GACGCTTCGTTTTCACAAGCCACTAAGCGCATTAAACTCACCAAGGTTGGCGGCAACATTGGCAGTTGCGCCGATGCTTGCTGAGCGATTGCATCAGCAGCTTGAAACCACTGCAAAGCCACTAATTCCGAACCATCTACTTTAGCCTGCGCCGCAGTAGTTTGATCTATAAAGGTCCAATAGAAATGCGTTGAGTAGCGTTTCTCGGCCGAGGCAGGTGTCACCCAATGCGCGAAATAGTTTAACTGCTCCGGCGCAATAACAATCGCAACCTCTTCTTCTACTTCTCTCACAGCCGCGTTGCGCAAGGCTTGCTGCAAATCACACTGCTGGGCATGATCACCTTTCTCTAAGGCGCCACCGGGAAACACCCAGTGGTCAGGCAAAAATTTGAGCGTGTGATTTCGTTTAGCCAATAATACCTCTACACCAGAGGATGAATGGCGCAATATCAACACGGTAGCCGATTCAATGATATGTGTTTCACTACTCAAGAAAGACCTACTCCTTTAAGGTCATGCTGTGAAAGGTATGTGCATATACGCACCAAGCGGCCTCACGCCCAATCGATCTTGCAAGGTTTATGTTGTGATCAAACGTCAGCTATCAAACTTAAGGTCAGCTAAGCTATTCAAAGACCCAGCATAAGGCTAAGGCCCGCACTTCGTTCATCCAAACTAGTTGGTGTGAGCCAGCAAGAATTTGAAAAGCATTCATTTAAGAAC
Encoded proteins:
- a CDS encoding NUDIX hydrolase; its protein translation is MSSETHIIESATVLILRHSSSGVEVLLAKRNHTLKFLPDHWVFPGGALEKGDHAQQCDLQQALRNAAVREVEEEVAIVIAPEQLNYFAHWVTPASAEKRYSTHFYWTFIDQTTAAQAKVDGSELVALQWFQAADAIAQQASAQLPMLPPTLVSLMRLVACENEASVQSNLSFDKFESITPKMALLGDDLLMLYPGDIAFESAQPAAFAQTDGLHRCIYRDGVWQYVDTRGEVF